From Glycine max cultivar Williams 82 chromosome 11, Glycine_max_v4.0, whole genome shotgun sequence, the proteins below share one genomic window:
- the LOC100801320 gene encoding increased DNA methylation 1 produces MESGVGSGGSGVVVKSRNSSGCLIVRKKGDGLGATASTSRKLYESKKRPNINVPVSSSDSGSSDELLMPPGRRLGPETIRVCNGLVASERVGSEISRKRDRVGRISGSGEGIGAEKGLEQWERKRSKLDVYDFDEYDGMDVENMRRRHLDGPGGGRFMGSVHAATSGIDRDFRTGSSGRVLDKRKNSYADRPSCFYPEDYVCNSRFKMNNDGAQVPPPSQREKFNSDESIRVQGKNGVLKVMVNKKKVGGTSEQYYDHHKPLESRQRLKTEETAKRLKTEETAKRLKTEGTAKRNIPILKKNEKKPVDKPALLKRPEKKRTASRKSLSSKDSKGDEGDSDNSDTSLNPRIRNTEARKSVKKIISEDEQTPVREKTPTTRTKEGKIKRGSGTEKQKLREQIREMLLNSGWTIDYRPRRNRDYLDAVYINPAGTAYWSIIKAYDALQKQSNDDADEVKPKGDSSSFAPIADEVLSQLTRKTRKKMEKELKKKKKRHDSESDNEKEPQIRRSASHKRDMNSMDSDSNEEKLSSFIKQGNRSMKNKMFENTSISARSKIQNATHQSSDGIEKPLFGCDPHIHGRKSKKHGRCTLLVRSSNKGSNSESDGFVPYMGKRTVLAWLIDSGTVELSQKVQYRRRKKVMLEGWITRDGIHCGCCSKILTVSKFELHAGSKLPQPYQNIYLESGVSLLQCQIDAWNRQEHAEKIGFHSVDIDGNDPNDDTCGICGDGGDLICCDGCPSTFHQSCLDIQMLPPGEWHCPNCTCKFCGIASETSDKDDASVNVLRTCILCEKKYHDSCTKEMDTLPNNINSSSLSFCGKECKELSEYLKKYLGTKHELEAGFSWCLIHRSDEDSEAACRGLTQRVECNSKLAIALTVMDECFLPVIDRRSGINLIRNILYNSGSNFSRLSYSGFYTAILERGDEIIAAASIRFHGTKIAEMPFIGTRHIYRRQGMCRRLFSAIELALCSLKVEKLVIPAVAELTHTWTTVFGFTYLDESLRQEMKSLNMMVFPGIDMLQKLLVEQGNHEGSEKMENGDNDFIKTKMGNKSDMGSSTPQDSHGSDDVSSNPANETNDECSDASQELNNQVLVDGIICSKSHSEEMMSDPISDKCDSPSRTSNSELEMKNKVAAAPPVDRLDSSTKCQSISPIDTSVSSHPVDILKVQALVQETTYSDPCSEEENLDKKCHSSTAMNCDSSELDINPVLNSQMADNTLPTKEVCMNDTLEVVPSGNISEDNITKRNNRNVDESSSALNHADESLFQV; encoded by the exons ATGGAATCGGGGGTGGGATCGGGTGGTTCTGGGGTTGTGGTGAAGAGCAGAAACTCCTCGGGTTGTTTAATTGTGCGAAAGAAAGGGGATGGGTTGGGTGCTACTGCTTCCACCTCTCGGAAGCTCTATGAATCCAAGAAAAGGCCAAACATCAACGTGCCTGTGTCCTCGAGTGATTCTGGTTCAAGCGACGAGTTGCTGATGCCTCCTGGTAGAAGGCTTGGTCCCGAGACTATTCGAGTTTGCAATGGTTTGGTTGCCTCTGAGCGGGTTGGGAGTGAAATTAGTCGGAAGAGGGATAGAGTGGGACGAATTAGCGGTAGTGGGGAGGGCATTGGTGCGGAGAAAGGTTTGGAGCAGTGGGAAAGGAAGCGTAGTAAGTTGGATGTATACGATTTCGATGAATACGATGGCATGGATGTGGAGAACATGAGGAGGAGGCATTTGGATGGTCCTGGGGGAGGAAGGTTTATGGGATCAGTGCATGCTGCTACAAGTGGCATTGATAGGGATTTCAGAACAGGGTCAAGTGGACGTGTTCTTGATAAGAGAAAGAACTCCTATGCTGACAGGCCTAGTTGCTTCTATCCGGAAGATTATGTGTGTAACAGTAGGTTCAAGATGAACAATGATGGAGCTCAGGTACCTCCACCCTCGCAGAGGGAGAAGTTTAATTCAGACGAGTCCATTAGGGTTCAGGGGAAGAATGGTGTTTTGAAGGTAATGGTTAATAAGAAGAAGGTGGGTGGTACATCAGAACAGTATTATGATCATCACAAACCCTTGGAAAGCAGGCAaaggttgaagaccgaagaaactGCCAAgaggttgaagaccgaagagaCTGCCAAGAGGTTGAAGACTGAGGGGACTGCCAAGAGGAATATtccaattcttaaaaaaaatgaaaagaaacctGTTGATAAACCAGCATTACTTAAGAGGCCAGAGAAGAAAAGGACAGCATCAAGAAAATCGTTGTCAAGCAAGGACAGTAAGGGTGATGAGGGGGATTCAGATAACAGTGACACATCATTGAATCCAAGAATAAGAAATACTGAAGCTCGTAAGtctgtgaaaaaaataatctctGAGGATGAGCAGACTCCTGTGCGCGAAAAAACCCCAACCACAAGAacgaaagaaggaaaaatcaaGCGTGGTAGTGGTACAGAAAAACAGAAACTGCGGGAACAAATAAGAGAGATGCTGCTGAATTCAGGTTGGACGATAGACTATCGACCTCGAAGGAACAGAGACTACCTGGATGCAGTTTACATTAATCCAGCAGGTACAGCCTATTGGTCTATCATCAAGGCCTATGATGCTCTTCAAAAGCAATCAAATGATGATGCTGATGAGGTCAAGCCCAAAGGGGATAGTTCTTCTTTTGCTCCTATTGCTGATGAGGTTCTCAGTCAGCTAACAAGGAAAACTAGGAAGAAAATGGAgaaagaattgaaaaagaagaagaaaaggcatGATAGTGAAAGTGATAATGAGAAAGAGCCTCAAATAAGAAGATCTGCCAGCCACAAGCGTGATATGAATAGCATGGATAGTGATAGCAACGAGGAGAAATTAAGCTCCTTTATAAAACAGGGAAATAGgtcaatgaaaaacaaaatgtttgAAAATACCTCTATCAGTGCTCGCTCTAAAATCCAGAATGCTACCCATCAATCAAGTGATGGAATAGAAAAACCATTATTTGGATGTGATCCTCATATACACGGACGGAAGAGTAAAAAACATGGAAGATGTACCTTGTTAGTTCGCAGTTCTAACAAAGGATCAAATTCAGAATCTGATGGCTTTGTTCCATATATGGGCAAGCGGACAGTTCTTGCCTGGTTAATTGACTCTGGAACAGTAGAGTTAAGCCAAAAGGTTCAGTACCGCAGACGGAAGAAAGTCATGCTGGAGGGGTGGATCACAAGAGACGGCATTCACTGTGGCTGCTGTAGTAAGATCCTCACAGTTTCAAAGTTTGAGCTTCATGCCGGTAGCAAATTGCCTCAGccatatcaaaatatatatttggaaTCTGGAGTTTCTCTTCTACAGTGCCAGATAGATGCATGGAATAGACAAGAGCATGCTGAAAAAATTGGTTTCCATTCAGTGGATATTGATGGAAATGATCCTAATGATGATACTTGTGGTATATGTGGAGATGGAGGGGATTTAATCTGTTGTGATGGCTGTCCATCAACATTTCATCAGAGCTGCTTGGATATCCAG ATGCTTCCTCCTGGTGAATGGCATTGTCCAAATTGCACCTGTAAATTTTGTGGCATAGCCAGTGAAACTTCTGATAAAGATGATGCATCTGTGAATGTCCTACGCACTTGCATCTTATGCGAGAAAAAAT ATCATGACTCTTGCACTAAGGAGATGGATACCCTTCCTAATAATATCAATTCATCAAGCCTTTCTTTCTGTGGGAAAGAGTGCAAAGAG CTTTCTGAATACTTGAAGAAATACCTTGGTACCAAGCATGAACTAGAAGCGGGGTTTTCATGGTGTCTCATTCATAGATCAGATGAAGACTCAGAGGCAGCTTGCAGGGGACTTACCCAGAGGGTAGAATGCAATTCCAAGTTGGCTATTGCACTGACTGTAATGGATGAATGCTTTTTACCTGTTATTGATCGGAGGAGTGGGATCAATTTAATCCGCAACATTTTATATAATAGTGG aTCAAACTTTAGTCGGTTGAGCTATAGTGGCTTTTACACTGCTATTTTGGAGAGAGGGGATGAAATCATTGCTGCAGCATCTATCAG GTTCCATGGAACTAAGATAGCAGAAATGCCATTCATTGGAACACGCCATATATATAGGCGCCAGGGGATGTGCCGCCGACTTTTTTCTGCCATTGAATTG GCCCTTTGCTCTTTGAAGGTTGAAAAACTAGTTATTCCTGCAGTTGCTGAACTCACACATACATGGACAACAGTTTTTGGCTTCACATATCTAGATGAATCACTCAGGCAAGAAATGAAGTCACTGAATATGATGGTCTTCCCCGGTATAGATATGTTACAGAAGCTGTTGGTGGAACAAGGAAACCATGAAG GTTCTGAGAAAATGGAAAATGGAGACAACGATTTTATCAAGACCAAAATGGGAAATAAGTCAGATATGGGTTCTTCAACTCCACAAGATTCTCATGGTAGTGATGATGTTAGTTCAAATCCTGCTAATGAGACGAATGATGAATGCAGCGATGCTTCTCAGGAACTAAATAACCAAGTTTTGGTTGATGGGATTATCTGTTCCAAATCTCATTCTGAGGAAATGATGTCTGATCCAATTTCAGATAAATGTGATTCTCCTTCTAGAACTAGTAACAGTGAACTAGAAATGAAGAATAAAGTAGCGGCTGCTCCTCCTGTTGATAGATTAGATTCTTCTACCAAATGTCAATCCATTTCTCCAATTGACACTTCTGTTAGTAGTCACCCAGTAGATATTTTGAAAGTTCAAGCTTTGGTTCAGGAAACTACTTATTCTGATCCATGTTCAGAAGAAGAAAACCTTGACAAGAAGTGTCACTCATCCACTG
- the LOC100803288 gene encoding vacuole membrane protein KMS1 isoform X2, with the protein MELREKHHWELENLTLTTQPLKTLKFFTLAVIQYIKKTAIYLLAKGGWVMLFSVAVGTLGIVLMTLGCLHEKHLEELLEYFRFGLWWVALGVASSIGLGSGLHTFVLYLGPHIALFTIGAVQCGRVDLKSAPYDTIQLKRGPSWLDKDCSEFGPPLFQSQVPLSSILPQVQLEAILWGIGTAIGELPPYFISRAARLSGGRVDAMEELDSEDKRVLSRIKCWFLSHSQHLNFFTILVLASVPNPLFDLAGIMCGQFGIPFWKFFLATLIGKAIIKTHIQTIFIISVCNNQLLDWIENEFIWVLSHIPGFASVLPRVTASLHAMKDKYLKAPHPLSPNKQGKKWDFSFASVWNTVVWLMLMNFFVKIVNATSQRYLKKQQETQLAALTEKSTPTDSDAQ; encoded by the exons ATGG AGCTCCGCGAGAAGCACCATTGGGAGCTAGAAAATCTGACTCTGACCACACAACCTCTCAAAACGTTGAAATTCTTCACATTAGCTGTTATTCAATACATCAAGAAAACAGCAATATATCTATTGGCAAAAGGTGGATGGGTTATGCTTTTCAGTGTTGCAGTTGGGACTCTTGGCATAGTGCTGATGACCCTTGGTTGCCTCCATGAGAAG CATCTTGAGGAGCTTCTTGAATATTTTCGCTTTGGACTGTGGTGGGTTGCCCTTGGGGTTGCTTCTTCAATTGGTCTAG gATCTGGTTTGCACACATTTGTCCTATATTTGGGTCCCCACATAGCACTGTTTACAATAGGAGCAGTGCAATGTGGCCGAGTTGATTTGAAAAGTGCTCCTTATGATACGATACAATTAAAAAGAGGTCCTTCTTGGCTTGATAAAGACTGTTCTGAGTTTGGGCCACCATTATTCCAGTCGCAGGTTCCGCTTAGCAGCATTTTGCCTCAAGTTCAGCTGGAGGCTATTCTATGGGGTATTGGAACAGCTATAGGGGAGCTTCCTCCTTACTTTATCTCCAGGGCAG CACGCTTGTCTGGTGGGAGAGTAGATGCCATGGAAGAATTAGACAGCGAAGATAAAAGAGTCTTGAGTCGAATAAAGTGCTGGTTTCTATCACACTCgcaacatttgaatttctttactATTCTAGTGCTTGCTTCG GTTCCAAATCCTCTATTTGACCTTGCCGGCATCATGTGTGGACAATTTGGCATtccattttggaaatttttTCTTGCAACCTTGATTGGAAAGGCAATTATTAAAACTCACATACAG ACGATATTCATAATCTCAGTTTGCAACAATCAACTTCTTGATTGGATTGAGAATGAATTTATTTGGGTTCTCAGCCACATACCTGGTTTTGCATCTGTCTTGCCTAGAGTGACTGCTAGTCTCCATGCAATGAAAGATAAGTATCTGAAAGCACCCCATCCACTTTCCCCAAATAAACAG GGGAAAAAATGggatttttcttttgcttcagTCTGGAACACTGTTGTGTGGCTCATGCTTATGAACTTCTTTGTCAAGATAGTGAATGCAACTTCCCAGAGGTATCTGAAGAAACAGCAGGAGACACAGCTTGCTGCATTAACGGAAAAGTCTACCCCAACAGACTCAGACGCACAATGA
- the LOC100792340 gene encoding 5'-nucleotidase SurE isoform X1, with product MEGGKRGTILVTNDDGIDAPGLRALVHSIVNANLFNVLVCAPDSEKSAVSHSITWLHPVAVKQVQIEGTTAFAVSGTPADCASLGISKALFPTVPDLVVSGINKGSNCGYHMSLCSVYSGTVAGAREAFFNDIPSISISYDWVKGKSNLHDFTLAAQVCIPIISAVLVETKHPSYPRKCFLNIDVPNNVPNHKGYKLTKQGKSIIKIGWRQATSETEGPKMSSDMTNTDTETSKNFDSSSVSPEHLLFAREVKGSVLDGDDTDYRCLQEGYITVTPLAGLSHAEVDCQAYFKNWLQSVPELPSSSSL from the exons ATGGAAGGAGGGAAACGAGGCACGATTCTGGTCACCAACGACGACGGAATCGATGCTCCTGGCTTAAGGGCATTGGTTCACTCCATCGTCAACGCCAACCTTTTCAACGTTCTAGTGTGCGCTCCTGATAG CGAGAAATCAGCTGTTAGCCACAGCATCACTTGGCTCCATCCAGTAGCTGTTAAGCAAGTACAGATCGAGGGAACCACCGCATTTGCCGTTTCTG GGACTCCCGCTGATTGTGCTTCTCTAGGGATTTCCAAAGCTCTCTTTCCCACAGTACCTGATCTG GTGGTCAGTGGCATAAACAAGGGTAGCAACTGCGGTTATCACAT GTCCCTTTGCAGTGTTTACTCTGGCACTGTAGCTGGAGCTCGAGAGGCCTTCTTCAATGATATACCTTCTATCTCCATTTCATATGACTG GGTTAAAGGAAAGAGTAACCTACATGACTTCACCCTTGCTGCTCAAGTATGCATACCTATCATAAGTGCTGTGCTGGTTGAAACAAAGCATCCAAGTTACCCtagaaaatgttttttgaaTATAGACGTGCCAAACAATGTTCCTAACCATAAG GGTTACAAGCTAACTAAGCAGGGTAAAAGTATCATCAAGATTGGATGGAGGCAAGCCACATCTGAGACAGAAGGACCAAAAATGTCATCTGATATGACCAATACAGATACAGAAACATCAAAGAATTTTGACTCATCATCTGTATCACCAGAACATCTTTTGTTTGCGAGAGAG GTAAAAGGTTCCGTACTTGATGGAGATGATACGGACTACAGATGTTTGCAGGAAGGATAT attactGTTACTCCTCTTGCTGGTCTTTCTCATGCGGAGGTAGATTGTCAGGCCTATTTTAAGAATTGGCTACAAAGTGTCCCTGAACTCCCCTCGTCATCATCTTTATAA
- the LOC100803288 gene encoding vacuole membrane protein KMS1 isoform X1 yields the protein MGSGNILPSSGSSDMSISELREKHHWELENLTLTTQPLKTLKFFTLAVIQYIKKTAIYLLAKGGWVMLFSVAVGTLGIVLMTLGCLHEKHLEELLEYFRFGLWWVALGVASSIGLGSGLHTFVLYLGPHIALFTIGAVQCGRVDLKSAPYDTIQLKRGPSWLDKDCSEFGPPLFQSQVPLSSILPQVQLEAILWGIGTAIGELPPYFISRAARLSGGRVDAMEELDSEDKRVLSRIKCWFLSHSQHLNFFTILVLASVPNPLFDLAGIMCGQFGIPFWKFFLATLIGKAIIKTHIQTIFIISVCNNQLLDWIENEFIWVLSHIPGFASVLPRVTASLHAMKDKYLKAPHPLSPNKQGKKWDFSFASVWNTVVWLMLMNFFVKIVNATSQRYLKKQQETQLAALTEKSTPTDSDAQ from the exons ATGGGCTCTGGAAATATACTACCTTCTTCTGGCAGCTCTGACATGTCTATCTCCG AGCTCCGCGAGAAGCACCATTGGGAGCTAGAAAATCTGACTCTGACCACACAACCTCTCAAAACGTTGAAATTCTTCACATTAGCTGTTATTCAATACATCAAGAAAACAGCAATATATCTATTGGCAAAAGGTGGATGGGTTATGCTTTTCAGTGTTGCAGTTGGGACTCTTGGCATAGTGCTGATGACCCTTGGTTGCCTCCATGAGAAG CATCTTGAGGAGCTTCTTGAATATTTTCGCTTTGGACTGTGGTGGGTTGCCCTTGGGGTTGCTTCTTCAATTGGTCTAG gATCTGGTTTGCACACATTTGTCCTATATTTGGGTCCCCACATAGCACTGTTTACAATAGGAGCAGTGCAATGTGGCCGAGTTGATTTGAAAAGTGCTCCTTATGATACGATACAATTAAAAAGAGGTCCTTCTTGGCTTGATAAAGACTGTTCTGAGTTTGGGCCACCATTATTCCAGTCGCAGGTTCCGCTTAGCAGCATTTTGCCTCAAGTTCAGCTGGAGGCTATTCTATGGGGTATTGGAACAGCTATAGGGGAGCTTCCTCCTTACTTTATCTCCAGGGCAG CACGCTTGTCTGGTGGGAGAGTAGATGCCATGGAAGAATTAGACAGCGAAGATAAAAGAGTCTTGAGTCGAATAAAGTGCTGGTTTCTATCACACTCgcaacatttgaatttctttactATTCTAGTGCTTGCTTCG GTTCCAAATCCTCTATTTGACCTTGCCGGCATCATGTGTGGACAATTTGGCATtccattttggaaatttttTCTTGCAACCTTGATTGGAAAGGCAATTATTAAAACTCACATACAG ACGATATTCATAATCTCAGTTTGCAACAATCAACTTCTTGATTGGATTGAGAATGAATTTATTTGGGTTCTCAGCCACATACCTGGTTTTGCATCTGTCTTGCCTAGAGTGACTGCTAGTCTCCATGCAATGAAAGATAAGTATCTGAAAGCACCCCATCCACTTTCCCCAAATAAACAG GGGAAAAAATGggatttttcttttgcttcagTCTGGAACACTGTTGTGTGGCTCATGCTTATGAACTTCTTTGTCAAGATAGTGAATGCAACTTCCCAGAGGTATCTGAAGAAACAGCAGGAGACACAGCTTGCTGCATTAACGGAAAAGTCTACCCCAACAGACTCAGACGCACAATGA
- the LOC100792340 gene encoding 5'-nucleotidase SurE isoform X2, translating to MEGGKRGTILVTNDDGIDAPGLRALVHSIVNANLFNVLVCAPDSEKSAVSHSITWLHPVAVKQVQIEGTTAFAVSGTPADCASLGISKALFPTVPDLVVSGINKGSNCGYHIVYSGTVAGAREAFFNDIPSISISYDWVKGKSNLHDFTLAAQVCIPIISAVLVETKHPSYPRKCFLNIDVPNNVPNHKGYKLTKQGKSIIKIGWRQATSETEGPKMSSDMTNTDTETSKNFDSSSVSPEHLLFAREVKGSVLDGDDTDYRCLQEGYITVTPLAGLSHAEVDCQAYFKNWLQSVPELPSSSSL from the exons ATGGAAGGAGGGAAACGAGGCACGATTCTGGTCACCAACGACGACGGAATCGATGCTCCTGGCTTAAGGGCATTGGTTCACTCCATCGTCAACGCCAACCTTTTCAACGTTCTAGTGTGCGCTCCTGATAG CGAGAAATCAGCTGTTAGCCACAGCATCACTTGGCTCCATCCAGTAGCTGTTAAGCAAGTACAGATCGAGGGAACCACCGCATTTGCCGTTTCTG GGACTCCCGCTGATTGTGCTTCTCTAGGGATTTCCAAAGCTCTCTTTCCCACAGTACCTGATCTG GTGGTCAGTGGCATAAACAAGGGTAGCAACTGCGGTTATCACAT TGTTTACTCTGGCACTGTAGCTGGAGCTCGAGAGGCCTTCTTCAATGATATACCTTCTATCTCCATTTCATATGACTG GGTTAAAGGAAAGAGTAACCTACATGACTTCACCCTTGCTGCTCAAGTATGCATACCTATCATAAGTGCTGTGCTGGTTGAAACAAAGCATCCAAGTTACCCtagaaaatgttttttgaaTATAGACGTGCCAAACAATGTTCCTAACCATAAG GGTTACAAGCTAACTAAGCAGGGTAAAAGTATCATCAAGATTGGATGGAGGCAAGCCACATCTGAGACAGAAGGACCAAAAATGTCATCTGATATGACCAATACAGATACAGAAACATCAAAGAATTTTGACTCATCATCTGTATCACCAGAACATCTTTTGTTTGCGAGAGAG GTAAAAGGTTCCGTACTTGATGGAGATGATACGGACTACAGATGTTTGCAGGAAGGATAT attactGTTACTCCTCTTGCTGGTCTTTCTCATGCGGAGGTAGATTGTCAGGCCTATTTTAAGAATTGGCTACAAAGTGTCCCTGAACTCCCCTCGTCATCATCTTTATAA